The Tepidanaerobacter syntrophicus genome includes the window GGGTTCAGACGAAATATTTTTCGATATACGTTCACATGTAAAGCTTCCCATGCTCAGGAAAGATTTCACAATAGACGAATATCAACTTTATGAGGCTAAGTGCATAGGAGCCGATGCAGTGCTTCTAATCTGTGCACTTCTAGATACCAAAACCATACAGAAATTTCTAACAATATGTGAAGAAATGGGGATTTGCGCAATAGTTGAGGCTCACGATGAAGAAGAAATAAAGTCTGCTGTTTCTGCAGGCGCAAGACTTATTGGGATCAATAATAGAAATCTTAAAGATTTTACAGTGGACTTTACGAATACTTTAAAATTGAAAGACAAAGTTCCTTCTGATATTTTGCTTATTGCAGAATCAGGGATAAAGTCGCAGGAAGACATAAAAGCCTTAAAAAAAGCAGGTGTCGATGCAGTCCTTATAGGCGAAGCTTTAATGAAAGCAAAAAATAAGCACAAAATCCTTGAATCTTTTAGGAGGGCAGCAAGTGGATAGAACGAAAATTAAGATATGCGGCCTTTCTCGATTATGTGATATAGAGTATGTAAATCTTGCAATGCCTGATTATGCGGGATTTGTATTTTGGGAGCAAAGCCGCAGGAATGTATCAATTAAAAAAGCTGAGAAACTTAGTAAAGCATTAGATTCATCTATAAAATCCGTAGGTATATTTGTAAACGCACCTTTCGAAAAAATTATAAATTTATGCGATAAAAACATTATAGATATAATTCAGCTTCATGGCAGCGAAGACAATGAATATATAGCGA containing:
- the trpC gene encoding indole-3-glycerol phosphate synthase TrpC, whose translation is MILDELAAYARTRVENAKKEISLQHIREQALSLPKGNFCFKRALENPDMSFICEIKKASPSKGLISMDFPYIEIAKEYETAGTDCISCLTEPKWFMGSDEIFFDIRSHVKLPMLRKDFTIDEYQLYEAKCIGADAVLLICALLDTKTIQKFLTICEEMGICAIVEAHDEEEIKSAVSAGARLIGINNRNLKDFTVDFTNTLKLKDKVPSDILLIAESGIKSQEDIKALKKAGVDAVLIGEALMKAKNKHKILESFRRAASG